Proteins encoded in a region of the Coregonus clupeaformis isolate EN_2021a chromosome 9, ASM2061545v1, whole genome shotgun sequence genome:
- the LOC121574179 gene encoding LOW QUALITY PROTEIN: transmembrane protease serine 13-like (The sequence of the model RefSeq protein was modified relative to this genomic sequence to represent the inferred CDS: inserted 1 base in 1 codon; deleted 1 base in 1 codon) has protein sequence MYTVYRRSHSTSSVKDGSSTTLTVTGQTCNTIQGKVSVNSSCPNKDTVSLQCINCGRQQSSRIIGGSAANLGNWPWQVSLHFQGFHTCGGTLVAPDFVVTAAHCFPRKDSSYLVPNNWXMVSQTMLPLPEMVEKIIVHESYDDNTNNYDIALLKLTHYVDYSSDIQPVCLPAYDKTVSPGTECWTSGFGTTEEGADRGSTSLMEVTVDIIDSSVCNRNTVYNGQVSQNMLCAGDMKGGKDSCQGDSGGPLVCKDSDQRWYLTGVTSWGVGCGRRNRPGVYSHVSRLLPWVYSKMQEE, from the exons ATGTACACAGTTTACAGaag GAGTCATAGCACTAGCAGTGTGAAAGATGGATCCTCTACCACTCTCACTGTGACAGGGCAGACCTGCAACACCATCCAGGGAAAGGTGTCAGTAAA CTCATCCTGCCCCAACAAGGACACTGTCTCCCTGCAGTGTATCA acTGTGGCCGGCAGCAGTCATCCAGAATCATAGGGGGCTCTGCAGCGAATCTGGGCAATTGGCCTTGGCAAGTCAGCCTCCACTTTCAGGGCTTTCACACCTGCGGAGGCACCCTGGTGGCGCCTGACTTTGTGGTGACAGCAGCCCACTGCTTCCCCAG GAAGGACTCATCGTACCTGGTGCCCAATAACT GCATGGTTTCTCAGACGATGCTGCCTCTCCCTGAGATGGTGGAGAAGATCATTGTCCATGAGAGCTATGATGACAACACCAACAACTATGACATCGCCCTGCTTAAACTCACACATTATGTAGACTACTCCAGTGA CATCCAgcctgtgtgtctgcctgcctatGACAAGACCGTCTCCCCTGGGACAGAATGCTGGACCTCTGGATTTGGGACAACAGAGGAGGGGGCAG ACCGTGGATCCACAAGTCTTATGGAGGTGACTGTGGACATTATTGACTCCAGTGTATGTAACAGAAACACAGTCTACAACGGCCAGGTCTCTCAGAACATGTTGTGTGCTGGAGATATGAAGGGAGGCAAGGACTCCTGCCA GGGGGACAGTGGAGGTCCTCTGGTGTGTAAGGACTCAGACCAGCGCTGGTACCTGACGGGGGTGACCAGCTGG GGGGTAGGCTGTGGCAGGAGGAACAGGCCGGGGGTCTATAGTCATGTCAGCCGCCTGCTGCCCTGGGTCTACAGTAAGATGCAG gaagagtag